A window of Komagataeibacter medellinensis NBRC 3288 contains these coding sequences:
- the lptB gene encoding LPS export ABC transporter ATP-binding protein: MNTTLPEQTADGPATSGQADALPSGGLIASGIGKSYKKRQVVRDVSLQVQRGEAVALLGPNGAGKTTSFYMIVGLVRPDMGIITLDGADITQLPMYRRARMGIGYLPQESSIFRGLTVEQNIMAALEIVESDPDRRQTMLDGLLGEFGITRLRHSSSLALSGGERRRLEIARALASQPHYVLLDEPLAGIDPIAVGEIRDLVAHLKDRGIGVLITDHNVRETLEVIDRAYIMHSGQVLTEGRPEEIVANEDVRRVYLGEKFTL, translated from the coding sequence ATGAACACGACGCTCCCGGAACAGACCGCAGATGGGCCAGCCACCAGCGGACAGGCGGATGCCTTACCTTCGGGCGGGCTGATCGCCAGCGGCATCGGCAAGAGCTACAAGAAGCGACAGGTGGTGCGTGATGTCTCGCTACAGGTGCAGCGTGGCGAGGCCGTGGCCCTGCTTGGCCCCAACGGTGCGGGCAAGACCACAAGCTTCTACATGATCGTAGGGCTGGTACGGCCCGACATGGGCATCATCACCCTTGATGGCGCGGACATAACCCAGTTGCCCATGTACCGCCGCGCACGCATGGGCATTGGCTACCTGCCACAGGAATCAAGCATCTTTCGCGGCCTGACTGTTGAACAGAACATCATGGCGGCACTCGAGATCGTGGAGTCCGACCCCGACCGGCGGCAGACCATGCTTGATGGCCTGCTTGGCGAGTTTGGCATTACCCGCCTGCGCCATTCCTCGTCACTGGCGCTGTCGGGTGGCGAGCGGCGGCGGCTGGAAATTGCCCGCGCGCTGGCCAGCCAGCCGCATTATGTCCTGCTTGACGAACCGCTGGCCGGCATCGACCCCATTGCAGTGGGCGAAATCCGTGATCTTGTCGCCCATCTGAAAGATCGCGGAATCGGCGTGCTGATTACCGACCATAACGTGCGCGAGACGCTGGAGGTCATTGACCGGGCGTACATCATGCATAGCGGGCAGGTGCTGACCGAAGGACGGCCGGAGGAAATCGTGGCGAACGAGGATGTGCGCCGGGTATATCTGGGCGAAAAATTCACGCTCTAG